A genomic segment from Anaerococcus urinomassiliensis encodes:
- a CDS encoding DUF2207 family protein, with amino-acid sequence MKKLSKYLARVFILALILFFPHIAHANDLHSIDINVEIDQNGIGHVKETWQANEDNEEATEKYKVISDLGDIKIRNFKVESDEGTWQELSPWNIDASFDEKAYKYGMVEDGDRVELCWGITNFGENTYHLSYDIDPLVVGLNDYDMVYFRFIKENLDPLPDKISITIKGPNSFDDEVLMWGFGFEGDVHNVDGEIVAKSDGDVQYGQVMLRLPKGTFDTSYHIDKDFDFYADMAQEGSDYGSADDAGDYDEDYEYGESTPFNPFLFFLSGALSLIGPIIGFIFFGLAFKSLKGSSDYKIINKKVLKKESKFKDQYYRDIPYDGPIEDTYLISQNAKGLNINYENYITAFLLKWVYQDAISFGEDEEKVLFFDTKSSYISINHEPSNMSQVESGFFDILKRSEEYTDDGKIKQKHIEKFIKKNQDFMEDYFESFSENSLDQLVDRGYLINNKKKKALSSKFKNKITITDSGIDLYENFIKFKNYLEDYSLIEERDINEVKLWDGFMIYAAIYGISKKVYSNFTDIYPEYENMSAFDFYMISNITSYSSGISSAASSTLSSFESGGFGGSSSFGGGGGSFGGGSGGSGGGSR; translated from the coding sequence ATGAAAAAACTTAGCAAATACCTAGCAAGGGTTTTTATCCTTGCTCTAATATTATTCTTTCCTCATATTGCCCATGCTAATGACCTTCACAGTATCGATATCAATGTTGAAATCGATCAAAATGGTATAGGCCATGTGAAAGAAACTTGGCAAGCTAATGAGGATAATGAAGAAGCAACAGAAAAATACAAGGTAATATCTGACCTGGGGGATATTAAAATCAGAAACTTCAAAGTAGAAAGCGACGAAGGTACATGGCAAGAACTAAGCCCTTGGAATATTGACGCTAGCTTTGATGAAAAAGCCTACAAATATGGCATGGTAGAGGATGGAGATAGGGTTGAACTTTGCTGGGGAATCACTAACTTTGGCGAAAATACCTACCATCTTTCCTACGATATCGATCCCCTTGTAGTGGGCTTAAACGACTACGATATGGTCTATTTTAGATTTATAAAAGAAAACTTAGACCCCCTACCAGATAAGATTTCCATTACTATCAAAGGACCTAATAGCTTTGATGATGAAGTTTTGATGTGGGGCTTTGGTTTTGAGGGAGATGTCCACAATGTAGATGGTGAGATTGTTGCAAAAAGTGATGGAGATGTCCAATATGGCCAAGTTATGCTTCGCTTGCCTAAGGGAACTTTTGATACATCCTATCATATAGACAAAGATTTTGATTTTTATGCAGATATGGCCCAAGAAGGATCTGATTATGGAAGCGCAGATGATGCTGGTGATTATGATGAGGATTATGAATATGGCGAATCGACACCCTTTAATCCTTTCCTATTTTTCTTAAGTGGAGCCTTATCTTTAATAGGACCTATTATTGGATTTATATTTTTTGGCCTAGCTTTTAAATCCTTAAAGGGATCTAGTGATTACAAGATAATCAATAAAAAAGTCCTAAAAAAAGAAAGTAAGTTCAAAGACCAATACTACAGGGATATTCCTTATGACGGACCTATAGAAGATACTTATCTAATAAGTCAAAATGCTAAAGGTTTAAACATTAATTACGAAAATTATATAACTGCTTTTTTATTAAAGTGGGTTTATCAAGATGCTATAAGCTTTGGTGAAGATGAAGAAAAAGTCTTATTTTTTGATACTAAATCTTCATATATTTCCATAAATCATGAACCTTCTAATATGAGCCAAGTGGAAAGTGGATTCTTTGATATCCTTAAAAGAAGTGAAGAATACACAGATGACGGGAAGATCAAGCAAAAACATATAGAGAAATTCATCAAGAAAAACCAAGATTTCATGGAAGACTATTTCGAAAGTTTTAGCGAAAATTCCCTAGACCAGCTAGTAGACCGTGGATATCTAATAAATAATAAGAAAAAGAAAGCTTTATCTAGTAAGTTCAAAAACAAGATTACTATCACAGATAGCGGTATCGACTTATACGAAAACTTTATAAAATTTAAGAACTACCTAGAAGACTATTCTCTAATCGAAGAAAGGGATATAAATGAGGTCAAACTTTGGGATGGCTTTATGATTTATGCAGCTATTTATGGCATAAGCAAGAAAGTTTACAGTAATTTTACTGATATATACCCAGAATACGAAAATATGAGTGCCTTTGACTTTTACATGATATCAAATATTACTTCATACTCATCTGGAATTAGTTCCGCTGCATCAAGCACCCTCTCAAGCTTTGAGTCAGGCGGCTTTGGTGGATCATCATCCTTTGGCGGTGGTGGTGGAAGCTTTGGAGGAGGATCTGGAGGTTCTGGTGGAGGCAGTAGGTAA
- a CDS encoding LemA family protein: MSPGWIILIVVILLALIVVGIYNSLVKQNEMVANAMSQIAAQLQSRWDALNNLIDATKDYAKYESESLDKITKNRTGVNKDSNPSDVAREESEFKNALTKVYAVAENYPDLKASQVYKSTMDSINKYEDNVRHSRMIYNDTVTKFNRYIKSFPQNIFAGMFGYSEKTYFENEAESNQVPRWNK; the protein is encoded by the coding sequence ATGAGTCCAGGATGGATTATTTTAATAGTTGTCATACTACTAGCTCTTATTGTAGTTGGTATTTATAATTCACTAGTTAAACAAAATGAAATGGTAGCAAATGCCATGAGCCAGATAGCAGCCCAACTTCAATCTAGGTGGGATGCCCTAAATAACCTCATAGATGCGACAAAAGATTATGCAAAATATGAAAGTGAAAGTTTGGATAAAATCACTAAAAACAGGACAGGAGTCAATAAAGATTCTAATCCAAGCGATGTAGCGCGTGAAGAATCAGAATTCAAGAACGCCCTTACAAAGGTCTATGCTGTAGCAGAAAACTACCCAGACCTAAAGGCAAGCCAAGTTTATAAATCAACTATGGATTCCATAAACAAATACGAAGACAACGTTCGTCATTCTCGTATGATTTATAACGATACAGTTACAAAATTCAACAGATATATAAAAAGCTTCCCACAAAATATTTTTGCAGGAATGTTTGGTTATAGCGAAAAAACATATTTTGAAAACGAGGCAGAAAGCAATCAAGTTCCACGTTGGAATAAGTAA
- a CDS encoding zinc metallopeptidase has product MPYYYGFDRTYILVLIGIVISMLAQANVQKAFAKYSKIKTKKQITGKQAADYIIDTRGYNDIKIKQINNAMGDYFNPATKEVALSPESMKDTSIASVAVAAHEFGHVIQYKEGYMPLQIKSWLVPAVNFGSKLSFPVIFLGMILSRQNLLNIGLVLFALTLVFQIVTLPVEFNASARALQVLEESGMLIGEENAQAKAMLKAAAYTYVAATLTTALQFLRLFLLFGNRNRD; this is encoded by the coding sequence ATGCCTTATTATTATGGATTTGATAGAACATATATTTTAGTGCTTATTGGCATAGTTATAAGTATGCTAGCTCAGGCAAATGTGCAGAAGGCTTTTGCCAAGTATTCGAAGATAAAAACAAAAAAACAAATTACAGGCAAACAAGCTGCAGATTACATCATAGATACTCGTGGCTATAATGATATAAAAATCAAACAAATAAATAATGCCATGGGGGATTATTTTAATCCGGCGACCAAGGAAGTAGCTCTTTCTCCAGAATCTATGAAAGATACATCTATAGCGTCTGTTGCTGTTGCTGCCCACGAATTTGGCCACGTTATCCAATACAAGGAAGGCTATATGCCTTTGCAAATAAAATCCTGGTTGGTTCCAGCGGTAAACTTTGGATCCAAGCTTAGCTTTCCAGTGATTTTTTTGGGAATGATTTTATCAAGACAAAATCTACTAAACATTGGATTAGTGCTATTTGCATTAACTCTAGTTTTCCAAATAGTGACACTTCCAGTGGAATTTAATGCAAGTGCTAGGGCCCTACAAGTCTTAGAAGAATCAGGCATGCTAATAGGTGAAGAAAATGCTCAAGCTAAAGCCATGCTAAAGGCTGCAGCTTACACCTATGTTGCTGCAACACTTACAACAGCCCTACAATTTTTAAGATTGTTCCTACTTTTTGGCAATAGAAATAGAGACTAG
- a CDS encoding amidohydrolase → MNVKELVSKNEDYIVEMRRYFHMHPELSFEEFETTKRIAKELDKMGIPYEIPEEEPKTGVIGLIQGGKPGKTVALRADIDALNVSEKNDIEYKSQNEGKMHACGHDSHMAMLLGAAKILNEVKDELCGKVYLIFQPAEEVGLGAKYMIRQGNWYEETDNIYGSHIWSGLETGKISVEAGDRMAAADRFTITIKGKSGHGSLPNETVDAVVVGAAVIQNLQQLVARNYSPLDSVTVTVGSFHSGNRFNIIAGEATMEGTNRYFRREIGARIEDDMRRVIKGVCDAYGATYELDYQYILGPTINDEESSTIAINAIEKFAGKDILKNMQKTTGGEDFSYYLENKPGCFGFVGSRNPELGTDYPHHNERFNIDESALKNGAGTYAQYAIDFLNGEN, encoded by the coding sequence ATGAACGTAAAAGAATTAGTTAGTAAAAATGAAGATTATATTGTAGAAATGAGAAGATATTTCCATATGCACCCTGAACTTTCTTTTGAAGAGTTTGAAACTACAAAAAGGATTGCTAAAGAGCTTGATAAAATGGGAATTCCTTATGAAATACCAGAAGAAGAACCAAAAACTGGAGTAATTGGCCTAATTCAAGGTGGCAAGCCAGGCAAAACTGTTGCCCTAAGAGCAGATATCGATGCCCTAAATGTTAGCGAGAAAAATGATATCGAATACAAGTCCCAAAACGAAGGAAAGATGCACGCTTGTGGCCACGATTCTCACATGGCGATGCTTCTTGGAGCTGCAAAGATTCTAAACGAAGTTAAAGATGAGCTTTGCGGCAAGGTATATTTGATATTCCAACCGGCTGAGGAAGTTGGCCTAGGTGCTAAATATATGATAAGACAAGGAAATTGGTATGAAGAAACTGACAATATCTACGGATCTCACATCTGGTCAGGACTAGAAACAGGGAAAATTTCTGTAGAAGCTGGTGATAGGATGGCAGCTGCAGATAGATTTACCATTACTATAAAGGGAAAATCTGGCCACGGATCCTTGCCAAATGAAACTGTAGATGCGGTAGTGGTGGGAGCAGCAGTTATTCAAAACCTACAACAATTAGTAGCAAGAAACTATTCTCCACTTGATTCAGTGACAGTAACTGTTGGATCTTTCCACAGTGGCAATAGATTTAATATCATAGCAGGCGAAGCTACTATGGAAGGTACCAATAGATATTTTCGAAGAGAAATTGGCGCTAGAATAGAAGATGATATGAGAAGGGTTATCAAGGGTGTATGTGATGCTTATGGGGCAACATACGAGCTTGACTACCAATATATCCTAGGCCCAACAATCAACGATGAAGAATCTTCTACTATAGCTATAAATGCAATAGAAAAATTTGCTGGCAAAGACATACTTAAAAATATGCAAAAGACAACTGGCGGGGAAGACTTCTCCTACTATCTAGAAAATAAACCAGGTTGCTTTGGATTTGTAGGATCTAGAAATCCTGAACTAGGCACAGACTATCCTCATCATAACGAAAGATTCAATATCGATGAATCTGCCCTTAAAAATGGTGCAGGAACATATGCCCAATACGCCATCGATTTTTTAAATGGTGAAAATTAG
- a CDS encoding ABC transporter ATP-binding protein: MIEIRDLKKVYENGFEALKDIDLEIPDGALVTLLGPSGCGKSTILNIIAGILDPTDGDILFDGESIINKHPKDRNIGMVFQNYALYPHMTVLENITFPLTVGDKKISQKEANKVAEKYMDLTYIKEYKDKKPSQLSGGQQQRVAIARALVQNPKTLLMDEPLSNLDARLRLSIREEIHNIVKDVGVTTIFVTHDQEEALSISDYIALIDEGIIQQYDIPQNLYLEPANLFVAKFIGNPIINVYDMQYQNKKLISKDFSLDINDFENERLKKELDKKTYTIGIRPEHFTFDDNGISVKVDNIEMIGRYMILHFNLNGIPSRMIADSKLKIEKDDIIKIAIDYSSVYLFEEDGKRVY, from the coding sequence ATGATTGAAATTAGAGATTTGAAGAAAGTTTACGAAAATGGATTTGAAGCCTTAAAGGATATTGACCTAGAAATACCCGATGGAGCCCTTGTAACACTGCTTGGACCTTCAGGTTGCGGCAAATCGACGATTTTAAATATTATCGCAGGAATTCTAGATCCAACTGATGGAGATATTTTATTTGACGGTGAATCTATAATAAACAAACACCCCAAAGATAGGAATATTGGTATGGTCTTCCAAAACTACGCCCTATATCCCCATATGACAGTACTAGAAAATATCACTTTCCCTTTAACAGTTGGGGATAAGAAAATTAGCCAAAAAGAGGCAAATAAGGTTGCTGAAAAATACATGGACCTTACCTATATCAAGGAGTATAAAGACAAAAAACCTTCCCAACTTTCTGGTGGCCAACAACAAAGGGTTGCCATTGCTCGTGCCCTAGTACAAAATCCTAAGACTCTTTTGATGGACGAACCCCTATCAAACCTAGATGCGAGATTAAGGCTTTCTATACGTGAAGAGATTCATAATATTGTAAAAGATGTTGGAGTTACAACAATATTTGTAACCCACGACCAGGAAGAGGCCCTATCCATTTCTGATTATATAGCCTTGATAGATGAGGGAATTATCCAGCAATACGACATCCCACAAAACTTATATTTGGAACCTGCCAATCTTTTTGTAGCCAAATTTATAGGAAATCCAATTATAAATGTGTACGACATGCAGTATCAAAATAAAAAGCTAATATCAAAAGATTTCTCCTTGGATATAAATGATTTTGAAAATGAGAGATTAAAAAAAGAACTTGACAAAAAGACCTATACCATAGGTATCAGACCGGAACATTTCACCTTCGATGATAATGGCATAAGTGTAAAAGTCGACAACATTGAAATGATAGGTAGATATATGATCTTGCACTTTAATTTAAACGGCATTCCTTCAAGGATGATAGCCGATTCAAAGCTAAAAATTGAAAAGGATGATATAATTAAAATTGCCATAGATTATTCGTCAGTTTATCTATTTGAAGAAGATGGAAAGAGAGTTTACTAA
- a CDS encoding carbohydrate ABC transporter permease, with protein sequence MKRKGSYRAENSPRAWLYLLPAIIFIGIFTIYPLFRTFFMSLESNSILDSKFVGFSNYPIVLRDPQFKLAMKNTFIYAVTVVPMSLVISMVIALILYEKVKGSKFFETIFFIPYLTSVIAIGIVFRYLLNGQYGFLNYFLGFFGVGPFDFLNNRDYNMPALIIFGVWNALAFNIIVILAGLRGIDKNYYRVAETFGATKSEQFFRITLPELKEIITFLFLTSFIQAFKIYAGVFALFNGKAGVGNRLVTAVFYIYNKFYVEYRYGHAMAAAVLLFLMLLVLTFAQRKIIERLTK encoded by the coding sequence ATGAAAAGGAAAGGATCATACAGGGCGGAAAACTCGCCTAGAGCCTGGCTTTACCTACTTCCGGCCATAATTTTCATAGGAATTTTTACTATTTATCCGCTTTTTAGGACGTTTTTTATGTCTCTTGAGTCTAATAGTATACTAGATTCCAAATTTGTAGGATTTTCTAACTATCCAATAGTTTTAAGAGACCCACAATTTAAGTTAGCTATGAAAAACACCTTTATTTATGCTGTAACCGTGGTCCCGATGTCACTTGTAATTTCAATGGTTATTGCCCTCATACTTTATGAGAAAGTAAAGGGATCAAAGTTTTTTGAAACAATATTTTTTATCCCATATCTTACCAGTGTCATCGCAATAGGTATTGTTTTTAGATACCTACTAAACGGTCAGTATGGATTTTTAAATTACTTTTTGGGATTTTTTGGAGTAGGTCCATTTGATTTTCTAAACAATAGAGACTACAATATGCCAGCTCTAATCATATTTGGTGTATGGAATGCCCTTGCCTTTAACATAATAGTAATATTGGCGGGCCTTCGTGGGATTGATAAGAATTATTATAGGGTTGCTGAGACTTTTGGTGCTACAAAAAGCGAGCAATTTTTTAGGATTACTTTGCCAGAGCTTAAGGAAATCATAACTTTCCTATTTTTGACAAGCTTTATCCAAGCTTTCAAGATATACGCTGGAGTATTTGCCCTATTTAATGGTAAGGCAGGTGTTGGCAACAGACTTGTTACTGCAGTTTTTTATATCTACAATAAGTTTTATGTAGAATACCGCTATGGACACGCCATGGCAGCAGCAGTACTTTTGTTCTTGATGCTTTTAGTTTTAACTTTTGCCCAAAGAAAGATTATAGAAAGGTTAACAAAATAG
- a CDS encoding carbohydrate ABC transporter permease, translating into MNKFLKVISYIFIIIMAVVTLFPFFYMISSSLMTFQEVTAIPPKLMPQSPQLENFKEAMKVAPFGRYFLNTVFVTIINTLGTLTTTTLAAFAINFLNFKHKNWIENILLSLLMIPFEIIVFTNFRTIAKLSLLDSYWALILPFLASVFYIIYLRQFLRSIPMDYYNAAKVDGASDFEFIRRVMIPLSKSTLFTIGLLNFIAGWNSFLWPILVTNTKNMRMISNGLSAFATEAGSYIHLQMAASTITILPILILYFIFRKQILEGVAYGGLKG; encoded by the coding sequence ATGAATAAGTTTTTAAAAGTAATTTCATATATTTTTATAATAATAATGGCAGTTGTCACCCTATTTCCTTTCTTTTACATGATTTCATCATCACTTATGACTTTCCAGGAAGTGACAGCTATACCCCCGAAGCTAATGCCTCAAAGCCCGCAATTAGAGAACTTCAAAGAAGCTATGAAGGTGGCTCCTTTTGGTAGATACTTTCTAAATACAGTTTTTGTAACGATTATAAATACTTTGGGAACACTTACTACTACAACACTTGCGGCTTTTGCGATTAATTTTTTGAACTTTAAACACAAAAATTGGATAGAAAATATTCTCCTATCTCTGCTTATGATTCCCTTTGAAATCATAGTTTTTACTAATTTTAGAACCATTGCCAAGCTTTCGCTTTTAGATAGCTATTGGGCATTGATCTTGCCTTTCTTAGCAAGTGTCTTTTATATAATATATCTAAGGCAGTTTTTAAGATCTATACCAATGGACTATTATAATGCTGCAAAAGTGGATGGGGCAAGTGATTTTGAATTTATAAGAAGGGTTATGATTCCACTTTCCAAATCAACCCTATTTACTATTGGACTATTAAACTTCATAGCAGGTTGGAATTCTTTCTTGTGGCCAATACTTGTAACAAATACAAAGAATATGAGGATGATAAGCAATGGTCTATCAGCCTTTGCAACCGAGGCAGGATCCTATATTCACTTGCAGATGGCTGCATCTACTATAACAATTCTGCCTATACTAATCCTTTATTTCATATTTAGAAAACAAATATTGGAAGGAGTTGCCTATGGTGGATTAAAAGGCTAG
- a CDS encoding ABC transporter substrate-binding protein has protein sequence MKKKVTSLLMSLMLSLFVLTACGNNGQEAKEGAENKAQTEETAESTEEETAEKTEEKENADQEADAEEAKEDADAKDDNASGETTEIVFWHAMGGGQGEALEKLVKQFEEENPNIKVNLQNQGNYGDLNQILVATMQSPQDLPTITQAYPDWMLQFESADLVTDLTDMVNGENGIEDYEDILPGVREEIEEDGKIMGLPFNKSTEVFWYNKTMFDELGLEVPTNYEELEEVSKKIKEEKGIPGVGFDSLPNYYATYMHNNGVEMDKDLDVAGEKSVEAVDYYQRGIKDGYFRIAGTDQYMSGPFANEQVGAYIGSNAGEVYVKDGVEGKFEYEAAPYPAESSVQQGTNIYMFENASEEEKKAAFEFLKFLVSKESQIQFALDTGYMPARTSAVEDSKYKDSDSAIAKILADATKNLYSRPLAPGSQQAYNDIGSTLEQILSNPDADIKAELEAFAPQYQSDFSDAN, from the coding sequence ATGAAAAAGAAAGTTACTTCATTACTAATGAGCTTAATGCTCTCATTGTTTGTTTTAACTGCTTGTGGCAACAATGGCCAAGAAGCTAAGGAAGGCGCAGAAAACAAAGCGCAAACAGAGGAAACTGCAGAAAGTACAGAAGAGGAAACTGCAGAAAAGACAGAAGAAAAAGAAAATGCTGACCAAGAAGCAGATGCTGAGGAAGCTAAAGAGGATGCTGATGCAAAAGATGACAATGCATCAGGCGAAACCACAGAAATAGTATTCTGGCATGCAATGGGTGGTGGCCAAGGTGAAGCTTTGGAAAAATTGGTAAAACAATTTGAAGAAGAAAACCCAAACATCAAAGTTAACCTACAAAACCAAGGTAACTACGGAGATCTTAACCAAATCTTAGTTGCAACTATGCAATCACCACAAGACTTGCCAACCATTACTCAAGCATATCCTGACTGGATGTTACAATTTGAAAGCGCAGATCTTGTAACAGACCTTACAGATATGGTAAATGGCGAAAATGGCATCGAAGATTACGAGGACATCCTTCCAGGTGTTCGTGAAGAAATCGAAGAAGATGGCAAGATTATGGGACTTCCATTTAACAAATCTACAGAAGTTTTCTGGTATAACAAAACTATGTTTGATGAACTAGGACTTGAAGTACCAACAAATTATGAAGAGTTAGAAGAAGTTTCTAAAAAAATCAAAGAAGAAAAAGGCATACCAGGAGTTGGATTCGATTCACTCCCTAACTACTATGCAACATACATGCACAACAATGGCGTAGAAATGGACAAAGATCTTGATGTAGCAGGCGAAAAATCAGTTGAAGCTGTAGACTACTATCAAAGAGGTATAAAAGACGGATATTTTAGAATAGCCGGAACTGACCAATATATGTCAGGCCCATTTGCCAATGAACAAGTAGGAGCTTACATCGGTTCAAATGCTGGTGAAGTTTATGTAAAAGATGGGGTAGAAGGCAAATTTGAATACGAAGCTGCACCTTATCCAGCAGAATCTAGCGTACAACAAGGTACAAATATCTACATGTTTGAAAACGCAAGCGAAGAAGAAAAGAAGGCTGCTTTTGAATTTTTGAAATTCTTAGTATCAAAAGAAAGTCAAATCCAATTCGCTCTTGACACTGGATATATGCCAGCAAGAACAAGCGCTGTTGAAGATAGCAAGTACAAAGATAGCGACTCAGCTATAGCAAAAATCCTAGCTGACGCAACCAAAAACTTATATTCTAGACCACTTGCACCAGGCAGCCAACAAGCATATAACGACATAGGATCAACACTAGAACAAATCCTATCAAACCCAGATGCAGATATTAAAGCAGAACTTGAAGCTTTTGCTCCACAATATCAATCAGACTTTTCTGATGCAAACTAA
- a CDS encoding C69 family dipeptidase translates to MKKFHKIMNIGLASMLVFSMTTPVFACTGLYVGSEESENGSTYYGRSEDLNDNQTKIFGISEEKEYKEGTMYKDADGFEMEMPEETYKYTYVRDSNKATPEPVDQNGNVVGQAYGAVGVNEHGVGMTATVSTYYNEKAKEADPLVDGGFTEVSLESVTLGKSKTAREGIENIAKIIDEHGAGENNSLMIGDGNEVWHMDILSGHQYVAIKMPKDKVVVQPNMFVMRGVDLNDTENVIYSKGLMDLAEKNGFLVKDENGNIDITRTYAAEVAKGSQTRYWQGLTYINPELTKDLKVEDITNDSGNVDMFRDANRKLTTLEVLNTLKQRGIGTEYDSTKDPKVYPIGNKNQMEVHVLEQRKNMPKELATLQWLGIADASYTIFVPYYAAMINDVHEKYKPEVTKVGDDNFNGLFNELNTLGMSNYDLDLDSGMQAYIEKVQQSIIDQQKDVDAQMLKLLNENPELASQKATDISINLADQVYNIMSKFRDEVKAYIENGDHSKPFAVSKELLAMLPNYKFDKDQQEAIKEIEKEVTENAKNTKQGQQKQTKAAVTNKQATTNNPKTGIMGISSIALLLAGSASALAYTNKKENK, encoded by the coding sequence ATGAAAAAATTTCATAAAATAATGAATATTGGTCTAGCATCAATGCTGGTATTCTCAATGACAACACCAGTATTTGCTTGTACAGGTCTATATGTAGGAAGCGAAGAGTCTGAAAACGGTAGTACATACTATGGTAGAAGTGAGGACTTAAATGACAATCAAACCAAAATCTTTGGTATTTCTGAAGAAAAGGAATACAAAGAAGGCACAATGTACAAAGATGCCGATGGTTTTGAAATGGAAATGCCAGAAGAAACTTACAAATATACATATGTAAGAGATTCAAATAAAGCAACTCCAGAACCAGTTGACCAAAATGGCAATGTAGTTGGTCAAGCTTATGGAGCAGTAGGTGTTAACGAACACGGTGTTGGAATGACAGCGACCGTTTCCACATATTACAATGAAAAGGCTAAAGAAGCTGACCCACTAGTAGATGGTGGATTTACAGAAGTTTCTCTAGAAAGTGTAACTTTAGGTAAATCTAAAACTGCTAGAGAAGGTATAGAAAATATAGCAAAAATCATAGATGAACACGGAGCTGGTGAAAATAACTCCCTAATGATTGGTGATGGTAACGAAGTTTGGCACATGGATATCCTATCTGGTCACCAATATGTAGCTATTAAGATGCCAAAAGACAAGGTAGTAGTTCAACCAAATATGTTCGTAATGAGAGGCGTTGACCTTAACGATACAGAAAATGTTATCTATTCAAAAGGCCTTATGGACTTAGCTGAGAAGAACGGTTTCTTAGTAAAAGATGAGAATGGCAATATAGATATAACGAGAACTTATGCAGCAGAAGTTGCAAAAGGATCTCAAACAAGATATTGGCAAGGACTAACCTACATCAATCCAGAACTTACAAAAGATCTTAAAGTAGAAGATATCACAAATGATTCTGGTAACGTAGATATGTTTAGAGATGCTAACAGAAAGCTTACAACTCTTGAAGTTCTAAATACCCTAAAACAAAGAGGAATCGGAACAGAATACGACTCTACAAAAGATCCAAAAGTTTACCCAATAGGCAACAAAAACCAAATGGAAGTTCACGTTCTAGAACAACGTAAAAATATGCCAAAAGAACTTGCTACACTTCAATGGTTAGGAATCGCAGATGCATCATACACAATCTTTGTTCCATACTATGCAGCAATGATTAACGATGTTCACGAAAAATATAAACCAGAAGTAACAAAAGTTGGCGATGACAACTTTAACGGTCTATTTAACGAACTAAACACTCTTGGTATGTCAAATTATGACCTTGACCTAGATTCTGGTATGCAAGCTTATATAGAAAAAGTTCAACAATCTATAATTGATCAACAAAAAGATGTTGATGCACAAATGCTAAAACTTCTAAACGAAAATCCAGAACTAGCTAGCCAAAAAGCAACAGATATATCAATAAATCTTGCAGATCAAGTATATAATATTATGTCCAAATTTAGAGACGAAGTAAAAGCTTATATTGAAAATGGCGATCACAGCAAACCATTTGCAGTAAGTAAAGAGCTTTTAGCTATGCTTCCAAACTACAAATTTGACAAAGATCAACAAGAAGCTATAAAAGAAATAGAAAAAGAAGTTACTGAAAATGCAAAAAATACTAAACAAGGCCAACAAAAACAAACAAAAGCCGCAGTAACAAACAAACAAGCTACTACAAACAACCCAAAAACAGGTATTATGGGAATTTCTAGTATTGCTCTATTATTAGCTGGCTCAGCAAGCGCATTAGCTTATACAAATAAAAAAGAAAACAAATAA
- a CDS encoding CtsR family transcriptional regulator yields the protein MAGLTSDIEKFLKALLEESTDGMLEIGRNDLAMQFDCAPSQINYVLSTRFTPHNGYLIESKRGGNGFIKIITIVEEDNYISYLIKNLNEQMTEASADILFMDLYKKKYFTRDEFLMAKYATSDKALSRIEAKSRNSLRSDIIKNILLSVLARS from the coding sequence ATGGCAGGTCTTACATCTGATATAGAAAAATTTTTGAAGGCATTACTAGAAGAATCCACCGATGGTATGCTTGAGATTGGGAGAAATGATTTGGCCATGCAATTTGATTGTGCACCTAGTCAAATAAATTACGTTTTATCTACTAGATTTACTCCTCATAACGGGTATCTAATAGAAAGCAAACGTGGTGGAAATGGGTTTATAAAGATAATTACCATAGTTGAAGAAGATAATTATATATCTTATTTGATTAAAAACTTAAATGAACAAATGACTGAAGCAAGTGCTGATATTTTGTTCATGGACTTATATAAGAAAAAGTACTTTACTAGGGATGAATTTTTGATGGCAAAATATGCCACAAGCGACAAGGCTCTTTCTAGGATAGAAGCAAAAAGTAGAAATAGCCTTAGGTCAGATATAATAAAAAACATCCTTTTGAGTGTACTAGCAAGGAGTTAA